The genomic interval AAAATTCATTTATACAGGGACTGTTGATCATCTCAGAAAGACAGATATAATCGTTGAAGCTATTTCAGAATTAAAAGAAGAATTTATCTTCGATATATTTACACAAAGCAGCAACAAAACAACTAAAAAAATAAAAAATATCGGTGATGGAAGGATAAACATTTATCCTGCAATTCCAAGAAATGAGCTTTTTAAACGGATAGCAGACTATGATATTGGTATCGGATTGATTCCCGAAAATGATCTATATAGTGTCTCTTCGCCAACAAAAACACTTGAGTATTACAGCATTGGAGTGCCTGTTATTGTTAATTATTTGCCAGAATATGTTTCACTTTTTGACAATATGAGTGCCTTTTTTTGCGATTTTACAAAGGAGAGCATACGTGAAACAGTACAAAAAGTCTTAAATATTCCAAAAGAGAAACTTTTTGCAATGGGACTTAAAGGGAAGCAGATCGTAAAAGAGCAACGGGATTACAGAGTCTTAAGTGAAAAATTGTATAATTTCATAAAAGATGCATATAAACAACAAAAATCATAAATGGGAAATTTTCCTAAAATAATTGTAAGCTATTTTTTTGGACATAACAGTATCCCGCTTGGTGCATCATGTGTAAGAGCATTACAAGCTCTCAACTATGAAGTGCTTTGTTTTAACAGCGGCATAAACAATCCATTAGAGAAATATTTTTTCAAACCTATCAATAAAATATTCTGGAACGTTGGCCTAAAAAAAATTGATATATCAAAAAATTCTCCTTGGAATAATCAAAAATTCATCCAAAAACTTTTGGAAAATGCAGTAGCCGAATTTAAACCTGACATACTTTTTATTTTAAGAGGGCATGGATTTGATGGAGAATATCTGCAATATCTAAAAAAACAATATAAAATCAATAAAATTGTCGGTTGGTGGGTCAAGGGTCCTAAATGGTTCGACCTAATGCTTTACGAGGCAAAATTTTATGACCACTTTTTTTGTATTCACAAGGAAGGGTACACCGCCGAGGACAAAATAGAGTATCTACCTGCTATAGCCGTGGATGACATCCTCTACAGGCCGCTCCATACTGGTTCCAATAAGCAATATACGAATAATGTTGTGTTTGTAGGAAGCTGGACACAAAGAAGACAGGACATCATAGAAGAATTAACAGGTTATCCAATTTCAATTTATGGCCCAAAATGGTTAAGAAAAAATATATTAAATTTTAAGATGTGCAAGATGATAAAAAGCAATAGCATCTGGGGCGAAAAGCTTATAGAGTTGTATAATAAAACAAAGATAGTAATAAATATATCTCAATGGGATACATCAAATTTATCCGGACTCAACCTGAGGATCTTTGATATCCCTGCATGCGGTACTTTTTTAATTACAGATTATTCCGATGACCTAAAGGAATTTTTTAGGCTTGGAAAAGAAATCGAGACTTTTAAAGACAAAGAGGAATTAAAAGATAAAATAGCATACTATCTCAGAAATGACGATGAGCGTGAAAGAATTGCGATGAATGGATATAAAAAAGTCTTGAGACTTGGAACCTATAAGGATAAAATGGCTGAACTATTACGCAGAATAAGCTTTACATAATTATATGAGAATAAGGTGAAACAAAATATTTCATGTAACATATGCGGAAGCAACAACTATAAACTTATCTTCAGGGTAAAGGATTTAAATTACCGGACTACTGACGAAGAGTTTAGCATTGTCAAATGCAAAAAGTGCGGACTCGTATACATAAATCCTCAACCTGTCAATCTCGAACAGTATTACCCTAAAACCTATATTCCCTATAACTCTATCACCAAAGACGCTGTTTTTAAGTTGCCTCTACGCAAGGCACTAGAGCTTTTCTACGGCTATCCATGCAAAGAATTTGTCTCGGTAAATTTGATGGCAAAACTGAGACACATCCATAGATTGTTCGAAATAAACTCCAAAGACAATTTTTTTCTTTACAGGATACCGTACAACAGGACTAAAAAAATATTAGATGTTGGTTGTGGGAATGGCAGCTATTTGTTGTCCCTTAAGTCCCTTGGATGGGATGCACGCACACAGCTTTATGGCATCGACTTCCCCAATGAAACGCTCAAATATTTAAGGGATATTGAACATATAAATATAATAGAAGGCAATTTTTTTGAAACAGATCTGCCAGAAAATTTTTTTGAAGTTGTTACACTACGCCATGTATTGGAACATTTCTCTGCCCCCGCATCTACACTAAAAAAGATTTTCAATATACTAAAGCATGGAGGGGTTGTCTTGATAAATGTTCCAAATTTTAAAAGCATAGAAGCACTGCTTATTTTTAAGGAAAAATGGCGTCATATAGATGCTCCAAGACATCTATTTCATTTTTCGCCAAAAGTGCTTAAGAGACTTCTAACAGATGCTGGATTCTCTATAAAACATATGTCTTTAAAAATAGCCAGCAGTCCATTTATAAAAAGCTTGGAACATTGTGGCTACCATGCCCCTAAATCTGTGGAAAAATATATAATAAAAAATATGCTCAAGCTGGCAAAGCTTTTTGGATTTAGCGGAGAGATTTTATGTATCGCAATAAAAAAATAAAATATTTTGTGAAAGGACTGCAATGAAAGGGATTATATTAGCAGGCGGTAGCGGAACAAGACTATATCCCATAACAATGGCTGTCTGTAAACAGTTATTGCCTGTTTATGATAAGCCTATGATTTACTACCCTCTCTCCGTACTTATGCTCGCGGGGATAAGAGACATTTTAATAATCTCAAGGCCTCAGGATTTATCGAGGTTCAAAGATATATTAGGCGATGGCTCCCATATAGGACTTAATTTATCCTACAAAGAACAATTATATCCCAATGGTATTGCAGAGGCATTCATAATAGGAAAAAATTTTATAGGTAGCAATAATGTCTGCCTCATACTAGGAGATAACATATTTTATGGTCAAGGATTAACCAAGCTGCTCAAAAAAGCAATTGTAGATATAGAGACAAAAGGTGGGGCCACAATTTTTGGTTATTGTGTAAATAATCCTGAGAGATATGGAGTTGTTGAGTTTGATAAAAATGGAAAGGCATTATCCATAGAAGAAAAACCAAAAGTTCCTAAATCAAAATATGCAATAACTGGCTTATACTTCTATGATAACAATGTTATAGAAATTGCCAAAAATATTAAGCCATCACGGAGGGGTGAACTCGAGATAACGGATGTAAATAATGAATACCTCAAAAAAAATAAACTCATGATTGAAATACTTGGAAGGGGATATGCATGGCTCGATACAGGAACTCACGACAGCCTTTTGGAAGCTGGTGAATTCATAGCAACTATCGAAAAAAGGCAAGGACTGAAGATAGCTTGCATAGAGGAAATCGCATATCGGATGGGTTATATCGATCAAGAACAGTTATTAAGGCTTGTAGAACCTTTAAAAAAAAGCGGATATGGCAAGTACCTTTTAAATGTTATCTGTTACGAACATAATCTGTAAAAAGGGGGATAAGATTTATGCCCTTTAATTTCAAGAGACTCTATTTTCCTGAGGTTGTACTTATTGAACCAAAAATCTTTGAAGACAATAGGGGGTTCTTCATGGAGATATACAAATATTCAGATTTTAGCAAGTTTGGAATAAGAGAATCCTTTGTTCAGGATAACTATTCCAAATCTGCAAAAGATGTCTTGAGGGGACTTCATTACCAAAAAAACCCCATGGCACAGGGTAAACTAGTTCGTTGTTTCAAAGGAGAAATCTTTGATGTAGTAGTGGATATCAGAAAAGACTCTCCAACCTATAGTCAGTGGATAAGCATCATCCTATCTGAAGAAAATAATCTCATGCTTTATATTCCGCCTGTATTTGCCCATGGATTTGTTGTCTTAAGCGACTATGCAGAGGTGGTTTATAAATGTAGTAAAGAATATTCTCCGGATCATGAAAAGGGAATTATATGGAACGATCCTGATATTAATATCAAGTGGCCCGTTGAGAATCCTATACTTTCCGAGAAGGACAAAAAGCGTCCTCCTCTAAAATTTGCTGAAAATAATTTTAGATATTTGCCTAAGTGATATGAAGTTTTTAATTACAGGAGCAAATGGACAACTTGCAAGAGAGTTTCTGATGACTCTAAATACGCATGATGTAATTGCACTGAGTAAAGAGCATCTGGATATATCCAATCCAAATGCTGTATCAAATGCTATTTCACAACATAAACCTGATGTTGTTTTAAACTGTGCAGCATATAATTCTGTAGACAGAGCAGAAGATGATTTTGATTCAGCATTCAGGACAAACGCTATAGGGGTTAGAAATTTAGCAACTGCCTGCAAAATGCATAATACTCTTATAGTCCATTACAGCACCGATTATGTATTTGACGGAGAAAAAAATGATTTCTATACAGAGGAAGACAAGCCTAATCCAATAAACAAATATGGGGAAAGCAAATTATTGGGTGAAAAATACTTAACAGAAGAAACAGATAATTTTTTATTATTTAGGGTTAGCTGGGTATTTGGTAAAGGCAAGCAGAATTTCCTTTATAAACTATCGGAATGGGCAAAGAAAAACAATGTGCTGACGATAGTATGCGACCAAATCTCTGTGCCGACTTATACCGTAGACATTGTAAAATTTACACTTCTTTCAATAAAAGAAGGACTCAGAGGAACATATCACTTGACAAACAGCGGGTGCGCATCAAGATATGAAGTTGCACGATATTATTTAGAAAAAATAGGTCTTACTAATTTAATTCTTCCTGTTAACTCTGAGGATTTTCATGAAAAGGCCAATAGACCTCATTTTTCTGTCATGTCAAATGTAAAACTCTCAAAGGCATTAAAACTTTCCATCCCTTCATGGAAAGAAGGTATCGAAAAATTTATTAAAAGGGGTATGAAGTGAAAAGGCTCTTAGTTACAGGTGGTGCTGGTTTTATCGGAAGTGAATTTGTAAGACAGGGAGTAAAAAGAGGATATAGAATTGCTGTTGTGGATAAAATCACCTATGCAGGTGATTTTATGAGAATAAATGACATTAAAAAGGAAATAGACATTTACATAGGGGATATTACAGACAGAAAGTTTATGGAAAGTGTCTTTAAGACAGCAAAACCGTATGCGGTTATCCATTGGGCAGCAGAGAGCCATGTTGATAGAAGCATTATAGACGCATCACCATTTTTCGATACAAATGTAAAGGGAACCCAAATTCTGCTGGATATTTCAAAAGCCTATGAAATAGAAAGGTTTATAAATATATCAACAGATGAGGTATATGGCGAACTTGGAGAAGAAGGACAATTTTATGAAACAACACCTTTAAATCCTAATTCTCCTTATTCAGTCAGCAAAGCATCTGCAGATATGCTCGGAAGAGCATATTACAGGACATATGGAGTGCCTGTGCTAACAGTAAGACCATGTAATAATTATGGTCCATGGCAGTATCCTGAGAAACTCATCCCAATGGTAATACTAAAGGCAATAAATAATAAGAAAATCCCTATTTTTGGAACTGGGCAAAATATTAGAGAATGGCTATTTGTTTCTGATTGTGTAGATGCTGTATTTAAAATCATGGAAAAGGGTAAGATAGGAGAAACATATAACATTGGTAGTAGTGAAGAGAAAAAAAATATTGAAGTCGTTAAAATAATTTTAAAATTATTAAAAAAATCTGAAGATTTAATCGAATATACCAGTGACAGACTAGGCCATGATTTCAGGTATTCTTTAAATTCAGATAAAATAAACAAACAACTAAAATGGAAGGCTAAAACCGCATTCAATAAAGGAATCGAAAGAACCGTAAAGTGGTACATAGACAATATGGTATGGACAAACACTAAACTTGCTCATCTGGAGAAGTATTGGAATACTGTTTATAAGAAAAATAACAAATAGGCTATGAAAAAAATAATGAAAAAAGACCAAAGTGAAAAATCAATACAAATTGAATATGCTGCCTTAATCTGCCTCAGCATTTTAATCTTTATTCTCCCCATTGCCCATACAGCAACTATTAGGTCTTTTGCTCTTTTCACTCCTCTTGTGTTATTAATTTTAAAATACTGGCATGATAAAGATTTTAAATGGATCAAAACTTCCTTTGAATTACCTTTTCTTGCATTTTTTATAATTGCATTAGCTTCTCTACCAACTTCCGTAGATTTTCATGAGAGTTTTAAAGAAATAAGAGGAGAATTAATTAAACCCATAGTGCTTTTTTATTTAACATATTTTGCAATTAAGAAAGAAACCGACGGATTATTACTGCTAAAAGTACTTTTTTTAGGGAGTCTCATATTTAGTCTTTATTCTTTTTACGACTTCTACAAAAATGGTGGCACATGGTTTTCTGTAACATATAAGGCAGGAGGATTAAGAGACCCAGGTGGTGGTGAGGTTGCTGCCGTATATCATACAATGGTCATGCCATTTCTTTTCTGGGGATTATTTTATGTAAAAGATATATGGCAACGCATTGGATTATCTGCTTTGCTTGCGATTAATCTTTTAGCATTTCATATAACATTTGTTCGTGCAGGCATGCTGGCAATAGCATTTCAAATGGTTTTAATAATCGTTTTGTTAATACTCCAAAAGCGATGGGTATGGAGTTTTATACTATTAATCTTTGCAGTTACTGTAAGTTTTGTATATATTGAAAATAAAATGTTTCGTGAGATGCATACAGAAAAAATACCTTCACTGAGAGAATATATGATGATGCCACCTGAAGACATAGCAGGGACCTCTCCATCTTCTATGAAGCAGCGATTGGCAATGTGGAAGGTCGCAATTGATAAAATATCTGAAAATCCTTTTTATCCTCATGGTTATGGAAGATTCCTATTTGGCAAGACAGTAAGAAATGAAAAAAACAAGTATTTTATATATCCACAGACTCACAACACTTTTATAGGTATTGCTTTTGAACTTGGCATACAGGGCTTAATTATATTTCTATGGATGATAGGGACATTCTTCTTTGTTTGCTGGAGATACTGGCACAAATCCAAAGAAGACAACACCACTGGATATCTGTCAGCGTCTTTACTTACAATGATGGCAGGATACTGGATAAATAATTTCTTTGGAAGTTTTGACGGTGATGACAGTAAGCTGCTTTTTATGATGCTACTTGGCATAGGCATGGCTGTTATGCACAGGCTCCCAAAAGAAAAGAAACTATTAATCCAAAAACAATGAAAAAGATCCTCTTTATTCGCCGTGACAATATTGGTGACCTTGTATGCACAACATCTGCAATTTATGCAGTTAGAGGGATGATTGAAAAAAAATCGGTTTTAAATTATAATAATTAGAAACCGATGAATATATTTGCAAATCGGAAATCAGAACTACACACCCTTGAGTCAGAATACGCCAAGGAGTCTGCACGGTTTGTCGTTATTTATGGCAGGCGCAGAATTGGCAAAACAACACTAATCAAAGAATTCCTGAAAAATAAGCCCTACATATATTTTCTTGCAGACAGACAGATTGAAATAGAATTAATCGATAGGTTTCGAGATGTAGTCTCTGAATATCTTAAATATCCGCATATTAAAGAAATTGATTTCAAGACATGGGACAGCATTATTGACTACTGGATAAGACATTCAGATTTTTCCACAAAAGTGGTTGTTGTGATTGATGAGTTTCAGTATATAGCAAGGGTAAATAGTGCCTTTCCGTCTATATTGCAAAGAATCTGGGATGAGAAACTCAAAAGCAAAAACATTATGCTTATCTTATGCGGCTCTTTGATAAACATGATGTATTCAACTACCCTGAGTTACAACAGCCCTCTATATGGCAGACGCACAGGACAGTTAAAAGTAGAGCCTATCAGTTTTAATGCCTTTTCAGAGTTTTTCCCGAATCTCAGAACAGAAAGGCTTATAGAGTTTTACAGCGTAATTGGCGGGGTTCCTAAATACATGGAAATATTCAATCCCAAAAAAGATGTATTTCATAACATCCGTGAATACATCTTAAATAAAACAGGCTATCTTTATGCTGAGCCGAGATTTATCCTTTCTGATGAGTTGACAGAGACTACAACATATTTTTCTATTCTAAAAACCATTGCGCAGGGTGAAAGAAAGATGGGCAATATCGCAGCACGACTTATGACACCAACGCAAAACCTCACAGGATATTTTAATGTGCTGATAGATCTTGATATACTTGAAAGAAGAGTGCCTGTCACAGAAGAAATGCCTGAAAAAAGCAAGATGGGTTTATACTTTATAAAAGACAATTTCTTTCGTTTCTGGTTCAGGTATGTATTTGCCAATCAAAATTATCTTGAGCTTGAAAATACGGACTATGTTTTGCAAAAAATCAAAGATGATTTCGATGAGTTTGTAAGCATCACCTTTGAAGATATTGCACCATACATTCTCTTTAGCAAAGAAATGATAAAAAAACTGCCTTTTGAACCCGACAAGTGGGGGAGGTGGTGGGATAGAAATGATGAGATTGACCTCATAGCACTTAATAAAAAGGAAAAAAAGGCTCTTTTCGTGGAATGCAAGTGGAGCAAAAGACCTGTTGATGTTGATGTCATGGAAAACCTTAAAAGAAAAGCTAACAGAGTTGAGTGGTTTAAAGAAAAACGAAAAGACTATTTTGCAATTATAAGCAGAAAGGGGTTTACAAAAAGACTGCATGATTATTCTGAAAAATATGGAGTTATCCTTATAAGCATCTCATGAAAAAAATCCTCTTTATTCGCCGTGACAATATTGGTGACCTTATATGCACAACACCTGCAATTTATGCTGTGAGGCAAAAATATCCTGATGCAAAGATAGGAATACTGGTCAACAGCTATAATGCTGATGCAATAATAAACAATCCTGACATTGACGAAATATATGTCTATGAAAAGGCAAAGCATGTGCCTGAGAAAAATAAGCTTTCTGTATGGTGGAGCAATCTAAAAGTCCTTATGAGAATAAGAAAAGAGCAGTATGATGTTGCCATCGGGTGCGGCTCTTATTCTCCGAGACTTGTAAGATATACCTATATGACAGGTGCAGCAGTGAGAATAGGATATTTGTCGAAAAATGTTGACAAGTCTAAATCCTACAATATGCCTATATGCGAACCAGAAAAGCCTTTGCATGAGGTAGAGATGGTCTTTAATCTCTTATCTCCCCTTGACATAAACAATACGCCATCACCATTAAGAATTTTCCCATTATCCGATGAAACACAAAAGGTTAAAAATTTTTTAAATATCTCAGACATTAAGGAAGGAAAGCCGCTTATAACCTTTCACATAAGCAGCAGACGTCCTGAAAACAGATGGCCTATTGATAAATTTATAGAGCTTGCAAGGCTTATTATCAGCCGATATGATGCCAATATCTTGCTTTTGTGGTCCCCAGGAAGTGAAAAAAATCCTTATCATCCCGGAGACGATGAAAAGGCAGAGTTAATTATTAAATCAGTGCCTCAAATTATTCCATACAGAACAAATCATTTAAGAGAACTTATTGCTGTCCTTAGCTTTGCCAATCTGGTTGTCTGTCTTGATGGAGGAGCAATGCATATAGCAGCAGCACTTGGAAAACCAATTGTAACAATATGGGGATCTACAAACCCCGACAGATGGAGGCCATGGGGAGTAAAACATATAATTCTTCAGGATGAAAACAAAAAGGCTGAGAATATAAGCATTGAGGCAGTTTTTAATGCAGTGGAAAAACTTTTAGCTTAAATGTTACTTTATTTTTATGCGTTACGGCACTAAGGCAATAAAAAAGGCAAAACTTGAGGTTTGGGACAATCCTAATCCTGAAAGGGATTATGAGATCAATATCTCATTTCCTGAATTCACCTGCCTCTGTCCTCGTTCAGGCTATCCAGACTTTGCAACCATCAAGATAAACTATGTCCCTGACAAAAAAATTGTGGAATTAAAGGCATTAAAGCTCTATCTGAATTCATTCAGAGATGTTCACATCTCCCATGAGGAGATAACAAACAGGATATATTCAGAACTCGAAAAAGCTCTTAAACCAAGATTTCTTGAGGTGGTAGGGGATTTTAACCCGAGAGGAAATGTAAAGACAATTATCCGTGTGGTGTCAAAGCAGCCTTAGCCTTCTCAATGAACTCTCTCATTTTTCTCAAATCCTTCTTTCCTTTTTCCTCCTCTATCCCACTGCTGACATCAACTGCATATGGCCTGACCCATCTGATGGCCTTTTCGATATTATCAGGATTAAGGCCACCTGAAAGTATAATCCTGCCAAATCTCTTTGCTTCTACAGCGATATCCCAGTTGAATATTTGGCCTGTGCCTCCAAATGATTCAGGGGAATAAGTATCAAGCAAAAATGCAGAACATCTGTATTTTTCGAGTGGTTTTAAATCTGTAAAATCCCTCAATCTAAATGCCTTTATGACTTTGTGCCAGATGCTGCACATATCAGGACCCTCATCTCCATGCAGTTGAAGGACATTTATACCTGTGAAGTTCATTATTTCCTTTATCTTTTCTGTATCTTCATTCACAAATACACCGATAGTTGTCACAAATGGCGGCAGAAGAGATATTATTTCTCTCGCCTTCTCAGGAGAGACACATCTTGGACTTTTTTCAAAAAATATAAATCCAAGGGCATCTGCACCATAATCCACTGCAGATAGCGCATCCTCAATATTTGTTATTCCGCAAATCTTAACACGAATCATATTTAAACTTAAATAACGAAAGTATTGGTTACTTGATATGCTTTTTATAAATTATACCACGGGCAACTTTGCCAGTGATTCCCTAATCATCTCGTCAGGATATTCATAATCTACAAGTCTTCCAGCAAGATAATCAGAATATGCAGCAAGGTCAAGGTATCCATGTCCGCTGAGGTTAAATAAAATACACTTGCTTTTGCCTTCTTCTCTACATAACAATGCATCATCAATAGCAGCCCTTATAGCATGAGAGCTTTCAGGTGCAGGAATTATAGCCTCTGTTTTTGCAAATGTTATCGCAGCCTCAAATACAGAAAGCTGACCATATGCCCTCGCCTCAATAAGACCATCTTTATAAAGCTGAGAAACCAAAGGAGACTCTCCATGATACCTCAACCCTCCTGCGTGAATTCCAGGAGGTATAAAGTCATGACCAAGTGTGTACATCATCAAGAGAGGGGTAAGCCCTGCTGTATCACCAAAGTCATATCTGTACTCTCCTTTTGTCAGGGTTGGACAAGATACTGGCTCTACAGCAATAGCCTTTATATCTCTGCCATGAATTTTATCATATATAAATGGAAAGCTTATTCCTCCAAAATTGCTCCCTCCACCACTGCACGCAATCACTATATCAGGATACTCACCAATCAGCTCTAATTGTCTTTTTGCCTCAAGCCCAATAACCGTCTGGTGCAGCAGGACATGATTCAATACAGAACCAAGGGCATAATTTGTATCATCATGAGTTGCTGCATCTTCAACAGCCTCTGAAATTGCTATGCCAAGGCTCCCGGGATTATCAGGATTTGCTTCGAGTATTTTTCTACCTGAATTGGTAACAGCAGATGGGCTTGCATGGACATTTGCGCCCCATGTCTCCATTGCAATTCTTCGATATGGTTTTTGATTATAGCTCACTCTGACCATATAAACAGTCACATCAAGACCAAACAAACTTCCAGCCAATGCCATTGAAGAACCCCATTGACCGGCTCCTGTCTCTGTTGCAATCCTTTTTATTCCTGCTTTTTTATTATAATAAGCCTGTGGAATTGCTGTATTTGGTTTATGACTGCCTGCAGGGCTCACGCCTTCATATTTGTAATAAATCCTTGCTGGTGTCTTTAATGCATCCTCCAATCTCTTGGCCCTATAAAGAGGAGAGGGTCTCCAAAGTGCATATATGTCAAGGACTTCGTCAGGGATGTCAATCCACCTTTCTGAAGTCATCTCCTGTTCTATCAATGCCATGGGGAAAATAGCTTTTAAATCATCTGGTCCTGCTGGTTTTTTGGTACCCGGATGAAGTGGTGGGTTGGGAAGATTTGGCATATCAGCCATAATGTTATACCACTGCCTTGGTATCTCTTTTTCTGATAAAAGAATCTTTGTTTCCTGCATTTTTTCTCCTCCTTACCATAATCCGTAATGATTCACAACTCACATTAATGAATGTGATATAATACCAAAACTCGAAATATTATGCAGAAAATAAAGATTATTAGAAAATTACCTGACAAAAACGGATACTTCGGGCAATACGGTGGAAGATTTATCCCCGAAACCCTTATGCCTGCACTTCAGGAACTTGAAGAAGCATATTCAAAGACTAAAAAAGATATATCATTTCAAAACGAACTAAAACATCTTCAGGAAACATATATTGGGAGACCAACGCCTCTTTACTTTGCAAAGAGGCTTACAAGACATCTCGGGGGAGCAAAGATATATCTAAAGCGTGAAGATTTGGCACACACAGGCGCACATAAAATAAATAATGCACTTGGACAGGCACTTCTTGCAAAAAAAATGGGTAAAAAAAGATTAATTGCAGAAACAGGTGCAGGACAGCATGGCGTGGCCACTGCTACAGGCGCTGCCCTTGTTGGATTAGAATGTGAGATATACATGGGTTCAGAAGATGTGCAGAGACAGTCTTTGAATGTGTTCAGAATGAAATTGCTCGGTGCAAATGTTAATGAAGTCAATATAGGTTCAAAGACATTAAAAGATGCTATAAACGAAGCATTGAGAGATTGGACAACAAATGTGAGAAACACCCATTATGTGATGGGAACAGTATTTGGTCCACATCCTTTTCCTATGCTGGTAAGAGACTTCCAGTCTGTAATAGGCAGAGAGGCAAAAAAACAGATACTCAAAATAGAGGGCAAACTACCTGATTATCTGATAGCATGTGTAGGCGGCGGCAGCAATGCTATGGGCTTGTTCTATGAATTCCTTTACGATAATGTAAAAATGATTGGGGTAGAAGCAGGAGGAAAAGGAATAGAATCAGGAGAACATGCTGCAAGATTCGCAGGAGGTTCTATCGGTGTTTTTCAGGGATGTAAAAGCTATCTGCTTCAGGATGACAATGGTAACGTGCTTGGTACACATTCAGTATCAGCAGGGCTGGATTATGCCTCCATAGGTCCTGAACATCCTTATTTAAGAGATATAAAAAGGGTACAATACACATATGCCACAGATAAAGAGGCATTGTCAGCATTTGAACTCCTCTCAAAAACAGAGGGCATAATACCTGCACTTGAGTCAGCACATGCCATTGCAGAGGCTGTGAAACTTGCACAATCACTGCCTAAACATAAAATCATCATAGTTAATTTATCAGGA from Dissulfurispira thermophila carries:
- a CDS encoding CgeB family protein; this translates as MGNFPKIIVSYFFGHNSIPLGASCVRALQALNYEVLCFNSGINNPLEKYFFKPINKIFWNVGLKKIDISKNSPWNNQKFIQKLLENAVAEFKPDILFILRGHGFDGEYLQYLKKQYKINKIVGWWVKGPKWFDLMLYEAKFYDHFFCIHKEGYTAEDKIEYLPAIAVDDILYRPLHTGSNKQYTNNVVFVGSWTQRRQDIIEELTGYPISIYGPKWLRKNILNFKMCKMIKSNSIWGEKLIELYNKTKIVINISQWDTSNLSGLNLRIFDIPACGTFLITDYSDDLKEFFRLGKEIETFKDKEELKDKIAYYLRNDDERERIAMNGYKKVLRLGTYKDKMAELLRRISFT
- a CDS encoding class I SAM-dependent methyltransferase, with the translated sequence MKQNISCNICGSNNYKLIFRVKDLNYRTTDEEFSIVKCKKCGLVYINPQPVNLEQYYPKTYIPYNSITKDAVFKLPLRKALELFYGYPCKEFVSVNLMAKLRHIHRLFEINSKDNFFLYRIPYNRTKKILDVGCGNGSYLLSLKSLGWDARTQLYGIDFPNETLKYLRDIEHINIIEGNFFETDLPENFFEVVTLRHVLEHFSAPASTLKKIFNILKHGGVVLINVPNFKSIEALLIFKEKWRHIDAPRHLFHFSPKVLKRLLTDAGFSIKHMSLKIASSPFIKSLEHCGYHAPKSVEKYIIKNMLKLAKLFGFSGEILCIAIKK
- the rfbA gene encoding glucose-1-phosphate thymidylyltransferase RfbA; protein product: MKGIILAGGSGTRLYPITMAVCKQLLPVYDKPMIYYPLSVLMLAGIRDILIISRPQDLSRFKDILGDGSHIGLNLSYKEQLYPNGIAEAFIIGKNFIGSNNVCLILGDNIFYGQGLTKLLKKAIVDIETKGGATIFGYCVNNPERYGVVEFDKNGKALSIEEKPKVPKSKYAITGLYFYDNNVIEIAKNIKPSRRGELEITDVNNEYLKKNKLMIEILGRGYAWLDTGTHDSLLEAGEFIATIEKRQGLKIACIEEIAYRMGYIDQEQLLRLVEPLKKSGYGKYLLNVICYEHNL
- the rfbC gene encoding dTDP-4-dehydrorhamnose 3,5-epimerase gives rise to the protein MPFNFKRLYFPEVVLIEPKIFEDNRGFFMEIYKYSDFSKFGIRESFVQDNYSKSAKDVLRGLHYQKNPMAQGKLVRCFKGEIFDVVVDIRKDSPTYSQWISIILSEENNLMLYIPPVFAHGFVVLSDYAEVVYKCSKEYSPDHEKGIIWNDPDINIKWPVENPILSEKDKKRPPLKFAENNFRYLPK
- the rfbD gene encoding dTDP-4-dehydrorhamnose reductase encodes the protein MKFLITGANGQLAREFLMTLNTHDVIALSKEHLDISNPNAVSNAISQHKPDVVLNCAAYNSVDRAEDDFDSAFRTNAIGVRNLATACKMHNTLIVHYSTDYVFDGEKNDFYTEEDKPNPINKYGESKLLGEKYLTEETDNFLLFRVSWVFGKGKQNFLYKLSEWAKKNNVLTIVCDQISVPTYTVDIVKFTLLSIKEGLRGTYHLTNSGCASRYEVARYYLEKIGLTNLILPVNSEDFHEKANRPHFSVMSNVKLSKALKLSIPSWKEGIEKFIKRGMK
- the rfbB gene encoding dTDP-glucose 4,6-dehydratase; its protein translation is MKRLLVTGGAGFIGSEFVRQGVKRGYRIAVVDKITYAGDFMRINDIKKEIDIYIGDITDRKFMESVFKTAKPYAVIHWAAESHVDRSIIDASPFFDTNVKGTQILLDISKAYEIERFINISTDEVYGELGEEGQFYETTPLNPNSPYSVSKASADMLGRAYYRTYGVPVLTVRPCNNYGPWQYPEKLIPMVILKAINNKKIPIFGTGQNIREWLFVSDCVDAVFKIMEKGKIGETYNIGSSEEKKNIEVVKIILKLLKKSEDLIEYTSDRLGHDFRYSLNSDKINKQLKWKAKTAFNKGIERTVKWYIDNMVWTNTKLAHLEKYWNTVYKKNNK
- a CDS encoding O-antigen ligase family protein; amino-acid sequence: MKKDQSEKSIQIEYAALICLSILIFILPIAHTATIRSFALFTPLVLLILKYWHDKDFKWIKTSFELPFLAFFIIALASLPTSVDFHESFKEIRGELIKPIVLFYLTYFAIKKETDGLLLLKVLFLGSLIFSLYSFYDFYKNGGTWFSVTYKAGGLRDPGGGEVAAVYHTMVMPFLFWGLFYVKDIWQRIGLSALLAINLLAFHITFVRAGMLAIAFQMVLIIVLLILQKRWVWSFILLIFAVTVSFVYIENKMFREMHTEKIPSLREYMMMPPEDIAGTSPSSMKQRLAMWKVAIDKISENPFYPHGYGRFLFGKTVRNEKNKYFIYPQTHNTFIGIAFELGIQGLIIFLWMIGTFFFVCWRYWHKSKEDNTTGYLSASLLTMMAGYWINNFFGSFDGDDSKLLFMMLLGIGMAVMHRLPKEKKLLIQKQ